A genomic region of Kribbella sp. NBC_00382 contains the following coding sequences:
- a CDS encoding sensor histidine kinase, with product MDPTLAAVLGGVIGAALALLSLGAMMLSERSQTKVPVSPDPIVPNGVATVLSVLRSSAVVMGPEDQVLQASAPAHVLGIVRGERLVVEDLLTMVRAVRRDGEIRQQDLEIVRGRLGATQYVSARVAPLGSQLVLVLVEDRTRERRLDAIRRDFTVNVSHELKTPIGAIILLADAVAEASDDPEAVQRFSGRMRIEASRLSRLVKEIIELSRLQGDDPLEHPAPVDINGVIESAVDRCRVDAEDRDINLVVKTDPALEVMGSEDQLAIAIGNLVENAVNYSPDGTRVAVAAHPIGDLVEITVSDQGVGIPSSDLERIFERFYRVDRARSRETGGTGLGLSIVKHIASIHGGDVRVWSVEGQGSTFTVRLPLRLDPATGQPTDPSIQEESDTPLTPTPSEDQKTKEAAS from the coding sequence GTGGACCCCACGCTGGCTGCGGTGCTGGGCGGCGTCATCGGCGCGGCCCTGGCTCTGCTTTCACTCGGTGCGATGATGCTTTCCGAGCGATCTCAGACCAAGGTGCCGGTCTCCCCGGACCCGATCGTGCCCAACGGCGTCGCCACCGTCTTGTCCGTCCTCCGCTCCTCCGCGGTGGTGATGGGCCCCGAGGACCAGGTGCTCCAGGCGAGCGCCCCGGCCCACGTTCTCGGCATCGTACGAGGCGAACGGCTCGTCGTGGAGGACCTGCTGACCATGGTCCGGGCGGTCCGCCGCGATGGCGAGATCCGCCAGCAGGACCTGGAGATCGTCCGCGGCCGGCTCGGCGCCACGCAGTACGTGAGCGCGCGGGTCGCCCCGCTGGGCAGTCAGCTGGTGCTGGTACTGGTCGAGGACCGGACCCGGGAACGCCGGCTGGACGCGATCCGGCGCGACTTCACCGTCAACGTCAGCCACGAGCTGAAGACCCCGATCGGCGCGATCATCCTGCTCGCGGACGCGGTCGCGGAGGCCTCCGACGACCCCGAGGCCGTGCAGCGGTTCTCCGGCCGGATGCGGATCGAGGCGAGCCGGCTGAGCCGGCTGGTCAAGGAGATCATCGAGCTGTCCCGGCTGCAGGGCGACGATCCGCTGGAGCACCCCGCGCCGGTCGACATCAACGGCGTGATCGAGTCCGCGGTCGATCGTTGCCGGGTCGACGCCGAGGACCGCGACATCAACCTGGTGGTGAAGACCGACCCCGCCCTCGAGGTGATGGGCAGCGAGGACCAGCTGGCGATCGCGATCGGCAACCTGGTCGAGAACGCCGTCAACTACAGCCCCGACGGGACCCGGGTGGCAGTCGCCGCCCACCCGATCGGGGACCTGGTGGAGATCACCGTCAGCGACCAGGGCGTCGGGATCCCGAGCAGTGACCTGGAACGGATCTTCGAGCGCTTCTACCGGGTCGACCGGGCCAGGAGCCGCGAGACCGGTGGTACCGGCCTCGGCCTGTCCATCGTCAAGCACATCGCCTCGATCCACGGTGGCGACGTGCGGGTCTGGAGCGTCGAGGGCCAGGGATCCACCTTCACCGTCCGACTCCCGCTGCGGCTCGATCCCGCGACCGGGCAACCGACGGACCCCTCCATCCAGGAGGAGTCCGACACCCCCCTGACGCCGACCCCGTCGGAGGATCAGAAAACCAAGGAGGCAGCTTCGTGA
- the phoU gene encoding phosphate signaling complex protein PhoU encodes MRDTYHEQLDDILAELERMTRTVSTAVRRSTTALLTADIRQAEEVIAADIQLDAAGEGVEEKVFELMARQAPVANELRMLVAALRMVADLERMGDLAAHVSKIARLRYPSPAIPDELHKVIEDMSTVAGQMVDAAGDVIKTRDVEAAAALESADDEMDKLRTSQFRLMMDNSWPHGVEVAVDIALLGRYYERIADHAVSMARRVVYLVTGELPVAIGGTAAGSGAGASTPSPNGN; translated from the coding sequence ATGCGCGACACCTATCACGAGCAGCTCGACGACATTCTCGCCGAGCTCGAACGGATGACCCGGACGGTGTCGACCGCCGTACGCCGCTCCACCACGGCCCTGCTGACCGCCGACATCCGCCAGGCCGAGGAAGTGATTGCCGCCGACATCCAGCTGGATGCGGCCGGCGAAGGCGTGGAGGAGAAGGTCTTCGAGCTGATGGCCCGGCAGGCCCCGGTCGCCAACGAGCTGCGGATGCTGGTCGCCGCGCTGCGGATGGTCGCCGACCTGGAGCGGATGGGTGACCTGGCGGCGCACGTCTCCAAGATCGCCCGGCTGCGCTACCCCTCGCCGGCCATCCCGGACGAGCTGCACAAGGTGATCGAGGACATGAGCACCGTGGCCGGCCAGATGGTCGATGCCGCCGGTGACGTGATCAAGACCCGCGATGTCGAGGCCGCCGCCGCGCTGGAGTCCGCCGACGACGAGATGGACAAGCTGCGCACCAGCCAGTTCCGGCTGATGATGGACAACTCCTGGCCGCACGGCGTCGAGGTCGCGGTCGACATCGCGCTGCTCGGCCGGTACTACGAGCGCATCGCCGACCACGCGGTCTCGATGGCTCGCCGGGTCGTCTACCTGGTCACCGGCGAGCTCCCGGTCGCCATCGGCGGTACCGCCGCAGGCTCCGGCGCCGGCGCCTCCACCCCGAGCCCGAACGGCAACTGA
- a CDS encoding phosphoglyceromutase, with protein MTYRLILLRHGHSDWNAKNLFTGWVDVDLNDQGVTEAHRGGQLLLERGLLPDVLHTSVLWRAIRTANIALEEAGRSWIDVRRSWRLNERHYGGLQGKDKKQTLEELGEEQFMLFRRSYDTPPPAIERGSEFDQAGDPRYAGLPSELLPATECLKDVVERMLPYWYDAIVPDLRAGKTVLVTAHGNSLRALVKHLDNLDEKTIVGLNIPTGVPLYYELDDDFNPLKPGGEYLDPEAAAAAIEAVKNQGR; from the coding sequence ATGACATACCGCCTGATCCTGCTGCGCCACGGCCACAGCGACTGGAACGCCAAGAACCTGTTCACCGGCTGGGTCGATGTCGACCTGAACGACCAGGGGGTGACGGAGGCGCACCGCGGTGGCCAGTTGCTGCTCGAGCGCGGGCTGCTGCCCGACGTCCTGCACACCTCGGTCCTGTGGCGCGCCATCCGGACGGCGAACATCGCCCTCGAGGAGGCCGGCCGGTCGTGGATCGACGTCCGCCGGTCCTGGCGGCTGAACGAGCGCCACTACGGCGGGCTGCAGGGCAAGGACAAGAAGCAGACGCTGGAGGAGCTCGGCGAGGAGCAGTTCATGCTGTTCCGCCGCTCCTACGACACCCCGCCGCCGGCGATCGAGCGCGGCTCGGAGTTCGACCAGGCCGGCGACCCGCGGTACGCCGGACTGCCCTCTGAGTTGCTGCCGGCAACGGAGTGCCTGAAGGACGTCGTCGAGCGGATGCTGCCGTACTGGTACGACGCGATCGTGCCGGACCTGCGGGCCGGCAAGACCGTCCTGGTCACCGCTCACGGCAACTCACTGCGCGCCCTGGTCAAGCACCTGGACAACCTGGACGAGAAGACCATCGTCGGCCTGAACATTCCGACCGGCGTCCCGCTGTACTACGAACTCGACGACGACTTCAACCCGCTCAAGCCGGGCGGCGAGTACCTCGACCCCGAGGCCGCCGCGGCCGCGATCGAAGCGGTCAAGAACCAGGGTCGCTAG